A region of the Deltaproteobacteria bacterium HGW-Deltaproteobacteria-6 genome:
TTCACTTTCGCCATCCAGCACAACCTTGCGAGAAATGGATACCTCCGTCAATTCGCCATAAACACCGGGAAAGCTCGATCCATTGCTCGCCAGCGTCATGACGACCTCCGCCATGCTCACGGGAGCGGCGTCTTCACTGCCGTTAAAGACCACATCATCCATTTTCTTGCCGCGCAACGCTTTAACGCGCTGTTCGCCCATCACCCAGCGAATCGAATCAACCACATTTGATTTTCCACAACCATTGGGACCGACAACCGCATTGACGCCTTTTGAAAAATCAATGACGACCTTGTCGCGGAAAGATTTGAAACCTGCTATTTCCAAACGTTTTAATTTCATAACGTATCTTTAATCGAAGTGTTTAAATTTTAAAAAAGCCTAACAAAAGATATTTCCTTTGTAAAGTGAAAATACAACAAAATGTATGAATGAAAAAATCATACCACAATATATAGTGCTTTGACCATTGGAGCAAGAAAGATACGCATTAAGGAAAATACGGCGGGAAGACAAATAATTGGACGAAATTCAAATTAAATTTAACTAAAAAAAATTGTGATCATGTCGCCAAATTAAGAAGCCCTTAAAAAACACCGTCAAGTTTATTACCACAATGGGAACATGAATTGTCCGATAGGTTATTATCTGTAATTCGATAACCATTACGTTTAATTAGCAGCCTTTGGCAATTGGAGCAATACGTATTTTCGCCGTCATCACCCGGCACGTTGCCACTATACACATATTTCAACCCGGCTTCTTTCCCGATATCACAGGCGCGATGCAGCGAAGAGACGGGGGTTGAAGGTGTCGAAAGCAGCTTGAACTGAGGATGGAATCTGCTGATATGCCATGGAGTTTCCGAACCCAGGCTGGAAATAAACGCGGCAATCTCTTTCAATTCTTCCGGAGAATCATTCAAACCGGGGATAAGCAATGTGGTGATTTCCAACCAGATTCCCTGCTGCTTCATTTTTATCAAACTGTCCAGAACCGGTTTGAGTCGCGCGCCACACTGTTTCTTATAAAATTCATCCCGAAAAGACTTTAAATCCACATTGGCGGCGGCAAGATAAGGCGCAATTATTTCAATCGCCTCCAGTGTCATAAACCCATTCGTAACAAAAACATTTTTCAAACCTTCACCGCAGGCAGTCTTTGCGGTTTCCAGAGCGGTTTCCATATAAACGGTAGGTTCCGTATAGGTATAAGCAATCGTTTTGCAAGAACTTTTTTGGGCGCGCTCTACGATGGCCGCAGGTGACGTATCTTCGCCCATAATCATCAAGGTGGAGCGAGGCATTTGGGATATTTCATGATTTTGGCAAAATTCGCAGCTTAAATTACAGCCGACGGTGGCAATGGAATAGGATCGTGAAGCGGGATAAACATGAAAAAAAGGTTTTTTTTCAATAGGGTCAACATGCTCGGCAATCAGTGTCCCGAAGACAAGGGAGTACAAAATACCATCCCTGTTTTCACGGACACCGCATAGCCCGCGCCGATCGGGGTTTATTTTGCACCGGTGGGCGCATAGCGCACATTGCACACGGGAATCGGCAAGCTTTTTATAAAGTAACGCTTCTCTGATCATCGGTCAGCCTCTTTTAACATGCCCCGGACAGCCTCCGGAGCTCCGGTCTCCGTATCGGCTTTCAACTCGAATGAATTTATAATGGGGTTTTGAACGGTTCGGTAAGTATATCGAACAGGAACTATCATACCGACAAATGCACCCAATGGATTATTTTTCATTGGGAAAAGTTCTTCCAGTTCCGAGAACAGCGTATAAACAGGACTGGGGAGGTAAATAACGGACCCCCACCTGATGGAAGAAGTTTCCACTGTTTCTTTGATAATGGATTGCATTTCACCGATAGAGAAGAAACGAATGGCGGGGACGGTGGGAAAGCCAAAAAGTTTTCGCACAGAGCGTTCGGTTCCTGCCAGAAAATGCTTATTGAAAAAGCCGATAAATACACGGTTACGGCTGACCCGGACAGCCTCAGCAATGATTTTTTGCGGGTCGCCCGGAGGCTGCGGACCATTCATCAGAGTGACAATATCAAATTCATTATCGGAAAAAGGAAGGTCTGTGGTGTCTCCCTGAACCAATTCACATTGATTACCAAGTTTTTTCCGGGCCAGCTCCAGAGCTTTAGCCGACGAGTCAATTCCCGTCAGGACACATTTTTCCTGTTGGAACAAGCGCAGATAGTTCCCTGTTCCGCAACCCACATCCAGCAGAGATTCCCCCATGGCAGGAGACACTAAATCCAAAATTAGTTTTTCTTGACGGGAAAATATATATTGTCCTAATTCTGATTCCAGCCATTTCTCCCCTGACGCGGCCTGAAGTGGATCGAAAGACATGAAGCCAACCCCTCCCATTGCTGCATAACATTTAATTATTTCGCAACACCTACACGATCATCAATCTTGGATGGACTAACACTAATTCATATCTTTATTATAATCAATATCAAGATAATTGCCTCAGGCAAATTTTCATCCGCCGATGTCGGACATGTCACGATGGCATTTTTTCAGATGCCTGTCTGTGCAGTCCAGATCGTGTTTTTCGGGTTTCAGCAATATCGCCTGACGGATAAGGCCGGAGAGCTCGGCATCATCACAATGACGATTGAGAGCCGCCTTCAAATCAATTTCTTCATCCTTAATCAGACAAGCACGCAGTTTCCCATCGGCCATCAGGCGCAAACGGTTACAAGTTGAACAAAAATGATCGCTGACCGGATTAATAAACCCAACTTCACCCGGTCCGCCTTTCAGCCTATAAATTCTGGCCGGTCCGTCTGATTTGTTCTTTTTGCCCGGCAAGGGCTCAAGCTGAAGATGTTTACTGATTTTTGCGAACAACTGGTTTGTCGGCAGGAAGTCTTCGGGTTGATCTGCGTTTACCTGACTGATCGGCATAAGCTCGATAAATCGGATTTGAAAAGGTTTTTTCATCGCCAATTGCGCAAAATCAAGAACCTCATCGTCGTTGAAGCCGGTCATCACAACCGTGTTGATTTTTATAGGGGAAAAGCCTGCCTTTTCGGCAGCAGCAATGCCCCGAAAAACATCGTCAAGGTTTCCGCCTCTGGTTATTTGAAAATATTTGTCTTTGTCGAGAGAATCAAGACTGATATTGATTCTGGTGATACCGGCTTTAAAAATA
Encoded here:
- the amrS gene encoding AmmeMemoRadiSam system radical SAM enzyme, with the protein product MREALLYKKLADSRVQCALCAHRCKINPDRRGLCGVRENRDGILYSLVFGTLIAEHVDPIEKKPFFHVYPASRSYSIATVGCNLSCEFCQNHEISQMPRSTLMIMGEDTSPAAIVERAQKSSCKTIAYTYTEPTVYMETALETAKTACGEGLKNVFVTNGFMTLEAIEIIAPYLAAANVDLKSFRDEFYKKQCGARLKPVLDSLIKMKQQGIWLEITTLLIPGLNDSPEELKEIAAFISSLGSETPWHISRFHPQFKLLSTPSTPVSSLHRACDIGKEAGLKYVYSGNVPGDDGENTYCSNCQRLLIKRNGYRITDNNLSDNSCSHCGNKLDGVF
- the moaA gene encoding GTP 3',8-cyclase MoaA; translation: MLDKYDRDINYLRVSITERCNLRCTYCRPKEGISLKGHDDILRYEDILRIVSQAVKMGMIKIRLTGGEPLVRRGFVEFAKDLKKIRGLQDISLTTNGILLDQYAEDIFKAGITRINISLDSLDKDKYFQITRGGNLDDVFRGIAAAEKAGFSPIKINTVVMTGFNDDEVLDFAQLAMKKPFQIRFIELMPISQVNADQPEDFLPTNQLFAKISKHLQLEPLPGKKNKSDGPARIYRLKGGPGEVGFINPVSDHFCSTCNRLRLMADGKLRACLIKDEEIDLKAALNRHCDDAELSGLIRQAILLKPEKHDLDCTDRHLKKCHRDMSDIGG